A single Chloracidobacterium sp. DNA region contains:
- a CDS encoding DUF937 domain-containing protein, with amino-acid sequence MFSLQDLLGQDQGTQAVDQISQNVGADSSLVNSAIQLALPALIGGLANNAATPDGAESLNAALDQDHSGGGILDNLGGLAGMIFGGGQAAPPPRQADAGGILGHILGTNQGAVAQDVSNKTGLGMGQVAQILMFLAPIVMGYLGKQKQQQGVGADGLGGLLGGLLGGASQPVQQQSSGNAMLDMASNMLDSDRDGSAVDDIASMAFKYITNK; translated from the coding sequence ATGTTTTCATTACAAGACCTACTTGGACAAGACCAGGGAACTCAGGCGGTCGATCAGATCAGTCAAAATGTCGGAGCGGACAGTTCGCTCGTAAATTCGGCGATCCAACTCGCCTTGCCGGCACTCATCGGCGGCCTTGCCAACAACGCCGCGACGCCCGACGGTGCCGAGAGCCTCAATGCCGCTCTCGATCAGGATCACAGCGGCGGCGGCATCCTCGATAACCTCGGCGGATTGGCCGGAATGATCTTTGGCGGCGGCCAGGCCGCACCTCCGCCGCGTCAGGCGGACGCGGGCGGCATCCTCGGCCATATTTTGGGTACAAACCAAGGTGCGGTCGCCCAGGACGTTAGCAATAAGACCGGACTCGGGATGGGACAGGTCGCTCAGATCCTGATGTTTCTCGCACCGATCGTGATGGGCTATCTCGGTAAGCAGAAACAGCAGCAGGGCGTCGGTGCCGACGGCCTCGGCGGACTGCTCGGCGGATTGCTCGGCGGAGCCTCGCAGCCCGTACAGCAGCAGTCAAGCGGAAATGCGATGCTCGATATGGCGTCAAATATGCTCGACAGCGATCGCGACGGTAGTGCCGTAGACGATATTGCCTCGATGGCTTTCAAATACATCACCAATAAATAG
- a CDS encoding FMN-binding glutamate synthase family protein, with amino-acid sequence MSVRQGFITLSIVIVAAILLLSLISPYFLLTFIVVAPIIVIGVIDITQKRQTIRRNFPIIGNFRYLLEKVRPEIMQYFVETDTEGKPINRLFRSVIYQRAKKQTSTSPFGTQWDVYRSGYEWIDHSIYAANPADLEQEQRVVVGGADCKKPYSASRLNISAMSYGSLSKNAVLAMNAGAMLGNFAQNTGEGGLSPYHLQPGGDLIWQIGTGYFGCRTENGEFSPELFQKKATLDNVKMIEIKLSQGAKPGHGGILPAIKNTEEIAAIRHVKPHTTVNSPPAHTAFIDAEGLMQFIKTLRDLSGGKPVGFKVCIGKKSEFMDICKAMIKTGIKPDFIAIDGGEGGTGAAPIEFADSIGMPLRDGLSFAVDCLNGFDLKKDIKVIAAGKVFNGFHIARLIAIGADMVSVARAMMLATGCIQALQCHLNTCPTGVATQNEGLMKGLVVSDKAQRVANYHEATIMSFIELLSASGVVSANELSREHINRRIGATKVLKYSDIYPEVEVGAYLKPV; translated from the coding sequence ATGAGTGTCAGACAAGGTTTCATAACATTATCGATAGTAATAGTTGCGGCAATTTTACTTCTTAGTTTGATCAGTCCGTATTTTTTGCTGACTTTTATAGTAGTCGCACCGATTATTGTGATCGGCGTGATCGACATTACACAAAAGAGACAGACTATTCGCAGGAATTTTCCGATAATCGGAAACTTTCGCTATTTGCTGGAAAAGGTCCGACCAGAAATAATGCAGTATTTCGTTGAAACCGATACGGAAGGAAAACCGATAAACCGGCTTTTTCGTTCTGTAATTTATCAACGAGCAAAAAAGCAAACATCCACAAGTCCGTTCGGAACTCAGTGGGATGTTTATCGGTCGGGGTATGAGTGGATCGACCATTCGATCTATGCCGCAAATCCGGCTGATCTTGAACAGGAACAGAGAGTTGTCGTTGGCGGAGCAGACTGCAAAAAACCATATTCGGCAAGCAGATTAAACATCTCGGCAATGAGTTACGGCTCATTAAGTAAAAACGCAGTATTGGCAATGAATGCCGGGGCAATGCTTGGAAATTTTGCACAAAATACCGGGGAAGGCGGACTGAGCCCGTATCACCTGCAACCCGGCGGAGATCTGATCTGGCAGATCGGGACGGGGTATTTTGGCTGTCGGACGGAAAATGGGGAATTCAGCCCGGAACTTTTTCAGAAAAAAGCCACTTTGGATAATGTGAAAATGATCGAGATAAAACTTTCACAGGGAGCAAAACCCGGACACGGAGGAATACTGCCTGCCATAAAAAACACCGAAGAGATCGCCGCTATTCGGCACGTCAAACCCCACACGACCGTCAACTCGCCGCCCGCTCACACCGCTTTTATTGATGCGGAAGGGCTAATGCAATTTATCAAAACGCTGAGAGATCTATCCGGCGGCAAGCCTGTTGGCTTCAAAGTGTGCATCGGAAAAAAATCAGAATTTATGGACATCTGCAAAGCGATGATAAAGACGGGAATAAAGCCCGATTTCATCGCCATAGATGGAGGCGAAGGCGGAACGGGAGCAGCACCGATCGAATTTGCCGATTCCATCGGAATGCCTTTAAGAGATGGGCTTTCGTTCGCAGTTGATTGCTTGAACGGATTCGATTTGAAAAAAGATATCAAGGTGATCGCCGCCGGAAAAGTCTTTAACGGATTTCACATTGCCAGACTGATCGCGATAGGTGCCGATATGGTCAGCGTAGCTAGAGCAATGATGTTGGCAACCGGATGTATTCAGGCACTGCAATGCCATCTGAATACTTGTCCGACTGGCGTTGCAACTCAGAATGAAGGGTTAATGAAGGGTTTAGTGGTTTCAGACAAAGCTCAAAGAGTTGCTAATTACCACGAAGCAACGATCATGAGTTTCATTGAATTGCTATCTGCCTCCGGTGTAGTTTCCGCCAATGAGTTAAGTCGTGAACATATCAACAGGCGGATCGGAGCAACAAAAGTGTTGAAATACAGCGATATTTACCCGGAAGTCGAGGTTGGGGCATACTTGAAACCGGTGTGA
- a CDS encoding leucyl aminopeptidase, which translates to MKVQGINANFTEANVDALAVAVFKGDKVTAGVIKDLDKLTGGLIAAVIKNEEFKGDKGETALIRFVPKGKGKASRLLLVGVGDEKDFGTSDVAGVSGTATRFLRSRNVKTFALLPRCEASAVEIAQNAAQGFITSQFELDKYKTKDKNDKAVTGLTICIDGAKPADIKNGIARGQAIGDSMNFTRDLANEPPNILHPTEMAARAQKMAKETGLKCEILDEAKMTKLGMGSLMSVSIGSEQPAKMIVLKYTPAKSTAKTGELLALVGKGITFDTGGISLKPGDGMDAMKYDMSGGATVLGTMRAIAMLKPSVPVIGIVAAVENMPDGKASRPSDVVHAMNGKSIEILNTDAEGRLILADAVAYAEKLGATSIVDMATLTGAVIVALGDQNTGIMGNDQGLVDEIIACGKETGEGFWQLPVSPEYSKQIRSDIADIKNIGPRGKAGTIMGAVFIQEFIDKAKWAHLDIAGTAWIDSGKSHMSKGPTAVAIRSLIRLIERSQ; encoded by the coding sequence ATGAAGGTTCAGGGAATAAACGCAAATTTTACCGAAGCTAACGTAGATGCGTTAGCAGTCGCAGTCTTCAAAGGTGATAAAGTCACCGCCGGCGTTATCAAAGATCTCGACAAATTGACCGGCGGCCTGATAGCCGCTGTCATTAAAAACGAAGAATTTAAGGGCGATAAGGGCGAGACCGCTCTTATACGATTTGTGCCTAAGGGCAAGGGCAAGGCCAGTCGCCTTCTTCTGGTCGGCGTCGGTGATGAAAAAGATTTCGGCACATCGGATGTCGCCGGCGTCTCCGGTACTGCTACCCGATTTTTGCGTTCCCGCAATGTCAAGACCTTTGCACTCTTGCCCCGATGCGAGGCATCGGCCGTCGAGATCGCCCAAAATGCTGCTCAGGGTTTTATCACCAGCCAGTTTGAGCTCGATAAATACAAGACCAAGGACAAGAATGACAAGGCCGTCACCGGTCTGACCATCTGCATCGACGGAGCCAAGCCTGCCGATATCAAGAACGGCATCGCCCGCGGCCAGGCTATCGGCGATTCGATGAACTTCACCCGCGACCTAGCTAATGAGCCGCCGAATATCCTGCATCCGACCGAGATGGCGGCACGAGCCCAGAAGATGGCCAAGGAAACCGGTCTCAAATGCGAGATCCTGGACGAGGCCAAGATGACCAAGCTCGGGATGGGTTCGCTGATGAGCGTTTCGATCGGTTCCGAACAGCCGGCCAAGATGATCGTCCTCAAATATACGCCTGCCAAGAGCACCGCCAAAACGGGCGAGCTGTTGGCTCTCGTCGGTAAGGGCATCACCTTTGACACCGGCGGCATCTCGCTCAAACCCGGCGACGGAATGGACGCGATGAAGTACGATATGTCCGGCGGTGCGACCGTGCTTGGCACAATGCGTGCGATCGCAATGCTCAAGCCCAGCGTGCCGGTCATAGGCATCGTCGCGGCAGTCGAGAATATGCCCGACGGCAAGGCATCACGCCCGAGCGATGTCGTGCACGCGATGAACGGCAAATCGATCGAGATCCTCAATACTGACGCCGAAGGCCGTCTGATCCTCGCCGATGCTGTCGCCTACGCCGAAAAGCTCGGAGCTACGAGCATCGTCGATATGGCCACGCTGACCGGAGCCGTGATCGTCGCTCTTGGCGACCAGAACACAGGCATAATGGGCAACGATCAAGGCCTGGTCGATGAGATCATCGCCTGCGGTAAAGAGACCGGCGAAGGCTTCTGGCAGCTTCCGGTCAGCCCCGAATACAGCAAACAGATCAGGTCTGACATTGCCGATATTAAGAACATCGGCCCTCGCGGCAAAGCGGGCACCATTATGGGAGCCGTCTTCATCCAGGAGTTTATAGACAAAGCTAAATGGGCCCATCTCGACATCGCCGGCACCGCTTGGATCGATTCCGGAAAATCGCATATGTCCAAGGGTCCGACCGCCGTCGCGATCCGTTCGCTCATCCGCTTGATCGAAAGATCACAGTAA
- the smpB gene encoding SsrA-binding protein SmpB, with the protein MSEDKDILNNRQAYHEFFILDKYEAGAALVGTEVKSIMAGRIQLKEAFVQIKDGEVWLLNSHISHYSHGNINNHDVLRPRKLLLHRREIEKLEKETTVKGMTLVVTRIYWKNGRIKFEVGVAKGKKLYDKRETEMRKTIDKETRQELKQGLR; encoded by the coding sequence ATGTCGGAAGACAAAGATATACTTAACAATCGTCAGGCTTATCACGAATTCTTCATTCTTGATAAGTACGAGGCCGGCGCCGCTCTCGTCGGCACCGAGGTTAAGAGTATTATGGCCGGCCGCATTCAACTCAAAGAAGCCTTTGTTCAGATCAAGGACGGCGAGGTCTGGCTGCTGAATTCGCATATTTCTCATTACTCGCACGGCAATATCAATAATCACGATGTCTTGCGGCCGCGAAAGCTCCTACTTCACCGCCGCGAGATCGAAAAACTTGAAAAAGAAACCACCGTTAAGGGTATGACGCTCGTTGTAACCCGCATTTATTGGAAAAACGGGCGGATCAAATTTGAGGTCGGCGTTGCCAAGGGCAAGAAGCTATACGACAAACGCGAAACCGAAATGCGTAAGACGATCGATAAAGAAACTCGGCAAGAGTTGAAACAAGGGCTTAGATAA
- a CDS encoding acyl-CoA thioesterase, whose translation MTGWHETEIRVRYAETDQMGIVHHSNYLVWFEVGRGDLCRARGFSYKEMEEVDEALMVVAETYCRYKSPAYYDDVLTIMLMASEVRSRSLRFVYKVYRRADDTLIAEGETLHVVTDNNKKVKTLPEAYRKRFLGDDADLAPAVRPQR comes from the coding sequence ATGACCGGCTGGCACGAAACCGAAATACGGGTACGCTACGCCGAAACCGACCAGATGGGAATAGTTCACCACTCGAACTATTTAGTTTGGTTCGAAGTTGGCCGCGGCGACCTGTGTAGGGCACGCGGCTTTTCCTATAAAGAGATGGAGGAGGTCGACGAAGCTTTGATGGTCGTGGCCGAGACCTATTGCCGATACAAATCTCCCGCGTACTACGACGATGTGCTGACGATAATGCTGATGGCCAGCGAGGTCCGAAGCCGAAGTCTGCGTTTCGTTTACAAGGTGTATAGGCGTGCGGATGACACGCTGATCGCTGAGGGCGAGACGCTGCACGTGGTGACCGACAACAATAAAAAGGTTAAAACCCTGCCTGAAGCTTACCGCAAACGCTTTTTGGGTGACGATGCCGACCTTGCCCCGGCCGTTCGGCCTCAGCGATAA
- a CDS encoding hydrolase, with amino-acid sequence MHQNSLQAGSTALIVVDIQEAFRDAIPGSSSLIERAVIAVQGFQILGLPVIVTEQYPKGLGRTVEEILLSLSDVGGILEKSTFSAIGCEAVVERLKAGGIQKVLICGVETHVCVNQTAHDLLASGFDVHLLLDAVGSRNETDKDAAIRKMTFSGVVPSTVEMALFELMRDSRHPHFKEIQSLIK; translated from the coding sequence ATGCATCAAAACTCTCTACAAGCCGGTTCGACGGCATTGATCGTCGTCGATATTCAGGAGGCGTTTCGTGACGCGATCCCGGGCAGTTCGTCGTTGATCGAGCGGGCAGTGATCGCGGTACAGGGTTTTCAGATCCTCGGATTGCCGGTGATCGTAACCGAACAATATCCGAAGGGCCTCGGACGAACGGTCGAAGAAATTTTGCTTTCGCTCTCGGACGTCGGTGGAATCTTGGAGAAATCGACATTCAGTGCGATCGGATGTGAAGCCGTGGTTGAGCGTCTGAAGGCAGGCGGAATACAAAAGGTGTTGATCTGCGGCGTTGAGACGCACGTTTGTGTCAATCAGACGGCCCACGATCTGCTGGCAAGCGGATTTGACGTTCATCTGCTGCTGGACGCGGTCGGTTCGCGAAACGAAACGGATAAAGACGCTGCCATACGAAAGATGACGTTCAGCGGAGTTGTTCCCTCAACGGTCGAAATGGCTTTGTTCGAGCTAATGCGAGATTCGCGTCATCCACATTTCAAGGAAATTCAATCGCTGATCAAGTGA
- a CDS encoding UvrD-helicase domain-containing protein: MEIFASLNPQQIDAVKTTEGPLLILAGAGSGKTRVITVRIAHLIADKNVPPHNILAVTFTNKAAGEMRSRVAELLKDEKLQSAPLISTFHSLCVRILRQDIEKLGEGYNKSFTIYDTDDSQKVIKACIKDLGLDEKQVTPRVVRNAISSGKNRGEDSNDFATKIEYGDGKRAAMAKVFKMYDERLNTANALDFDDLLIKTVKLLRTSAETREKYNERYRYILVDEYQDTNALQFAMMSYLTEKQQNICVVGDDAQSIYGFRQADIRNILGFEEHFSNAKVILLEQNYRSTQTILDVAHAIIDNNINQKKKKLWTSNPGGERIFYFQAFDADGEARFVAAKIQDQLRRDPGARMAVLYRTNAQSRLFEESLRRLRIEYNIVGGFSFYERAEVKDIVAYLKLALNPFDDIALLRVINTPTRGLGKTSLDELQRHAKSNGASLWMTIASITEPMFPAEVKLTPRAKEAMRGFRKAIENLISKIGEAGESNKPVSDVVIAAIEDTGYANSLRSENTDEAAARLENLEELVNAAVDYDQQEVDGLRDFIDHAALTSDTDKFDGQASVTLMTVHSAKGLEFPTVFLVGLEDGIFPHSRSINDPKELEEERRLAYVAITRAEKLLYVTHSMRRRVYGEEIAAEPSQFLNEMPLELIEDLSQGSSWLSYARSTSTGSASVSAEPDRNLAEPPRPKSVYTGKTYNSVDAIAEFFKKKDKPTTDPAGPEITNQTPTKPKPSAYESLRAASSAAKGIEPTKDSGQLGPGAHVIHDKYGRGLVLRREGSGDNAKLTVSFPGFGQKKLIEKYAKLQKV, encoded by the coding sequence ATGGAAATATTTGCTTCACTAAATCCGCAGCAGATCGATGCGGTCAAGACGACGGAAGGCCCTTTACTGATCCTCGCCGGTGCGGGCTCGGGCAAGACGCGCGTGATCACCGTCCGGATCGCTCACTTGATCGCTGATAAAAATGTGCCGCCCCACAACATTCTCGCGGTGACGTTTACAAACAAAGCGGCAGGTGAAATGCGTTCGCGTGTCGCCGAGTTGCTCAAAGATGAGAAACTGCAGTCGGCACCGCTGATCTCGACATTTCACAGCCTCTGCGTACGAATCCTGAGGCAAGATATCGAAAAACTCGGCGAGGGCTACAACAAGTCGTTCACGATCTATGACACAGACGATTCGCAAAAAGTCATAAAAGCTTGCATCAAAGATCTCGGGCTTGACGAAAAACAAGTAACACCTCGAGTGGTCAGAAATGCCATAAGCTCAGGCAAGAACCGCGGCGAGGACTCGAATGACTTTGCGACCAAGATCGAATATGGCGATGGAAAGCGGGCCGCGATGGCAAAGGTCTTCAAGATGTACGATGAACGACTTAATACCGCAAATGCTCTTGATTTTGACGATCTTTTGATCAAGACGGTCAAACTGCTCCGCACATCTGCCGAAACACGCGAGAAATACAACGAACGCTATCGTTACATTCTCGTTGACGAGTATCAGGATACCAACGCGCTGCAGTTTGCGATGATGAGTTATCTGACTGAAAAACAGCAGAACATTTGTGTTGTCGGTGACGATGCCCAGAGCATATACGGTTTCAGACAGGCGGATATACGTAATATTCTCGGCTTTGAAGAGCATTTTTCGAACGCGAAAGTCATTTTGCTCGAGCAGAACTATCGTTCGACACAGACGATACTCGATGTTGCTCACGCGATCATCGACAATAATATTAATCAGAAGAAAAAGAAGCTCTGGACGTCCAACCCCGGCGGCGAGCGAATATTCTATTTTCAGGCTTTCGATGCTGACGGTGAGGCCAGATTCGTCGCGGCTAAGATCCAGGATCAATTGCGACGCGATCCGGGAGCACGGATGGCCGTCCTATACCGCACAAATGCCCAATCCCGTTTGTTTGAAGAGTCTCTCAGGCGTTTGCGGATCGAATACAATATCGTCGGCGGCTTTTCGTTCTACGAACGGGCAGAGGTCAAGGACATCGTCGCTTACCTAAAGCTTGCGTTGAATCCGTTCGACGATATAGCCTTACTTCGCGTGATCAATACACCGACTCGCGGCCTGGGTAAAACGAGCCTGGATGAACTGCAACGACACGCCAAGTCGAATGGTGCGTCGCTGTGGATGACAATTGCCTCGATCACCGAACCAATGTTTCCGGCCGAAGTGAAGCTGACACCAAGGGCGAAAGAGGCAATGCGTGGATTTCGCAAGGCGATCGAGAATCTGATCAGTAAGATCGGTGAGGCCGGTGAATCAAATAAGCCTGTATCAGACGTTGTGATCGCGGCGATCGAGGACACGGGCTATGCCAATAGCCTTAGATCCGAAAATACTGACGAAGCGGCGGCGAGGCTCGAAAATCTCGAAGAACTTGTAAACGCCGCCGTTGATTACGACCAACAAGAAGTTGACGGACTGAGGGATTTTATCGACCACGCGGCGTTGACGTCCGACACGGACAAATTCGACGGCCAGGCAAGCGTAACGTTAATGACCGTTCATTCGGCCAAAGGGTTAGAGTTTCCGACAGTGTTTTTGGTCGGTTTGGAAGACGGCATCTTTCCTCATTCGCGTTCGATCAACGATCCTAAGGAACTTGAGGAGGAGCGCCGACTTGCCTACGTTGCTATAACCAGGGCCGAGAAACTTTTGTATGTGACGCATTCGATGCGGAGGCGTGTCTATGGCGAGGAGATAGCGGCGGAACCGTCGCAGTTCCTGAATGAAATGCCGCTGGAATTGATCGAGGACCTCTCACAAGGTTCGTCGTGGCTATCGTATGCCCGTAGCACTTCGACGGGGTCGGCAAGCGTGTCGGCCGAGCCCGACCGAAATTTGGCCGAGCCGCCAAGACCGAAGAGCGTATATACGGGTAAGACCTACAACAGCGTCGACGCGATCGCTGAGTTTTTTAAGAAGAAGGATAAGCCAACGACTGATCCGGCAGGCCCCGAAATTACAAATCAAACTCCAACAAAGCCGAAACCGTCAGCTTACGAGAGTCTCAGGGCGGCATCATCGGCGGCAAAGGGAATTGAGCCAACAAAGGATAGCGGCCAACTCGGGCCCGGGGCACACGTCATACACGATAAATACGGACGCGGATTAGTGCTGAGACGTGAGGGGTCGGGGGACAACGCCAAGTTGACGGTCAGTTTTCCGGGGTTTGGACAGAAAAAGCTCATTGAAAAGTACGCCAAATTGCAAAAAGTGTGA
- the frr gene encoding ribosome recycling factor, translating to MSAQDIIKDTGPKMDGVVEDFKRKLANIRTGRATVGLLDAVSVDYYGTPTPLNQMASVAVPEPQMITVQPWDATAMAAIEKGIIAANLGLNPSNDGKIIRLTVPALNEERRKQFAKQVHEIAEEHRIAVRNFRHSSNDQLKKLLKDKAISEDEERSSLEEVQKLTNIHIAKIDELSKNKEHEIMIV from the coding sequence ATGAGTGCACAAGACATTATCAAAGATACCGGGCCGAAAATGGATGGTGTGGTCGAAGATTTTAAGCGTAAACTCGCTAATATCCGCACCGGTCGAGCAACAGTAGGTCTATTGGACGCAGTTTCGGTCGATTATTACGGCACTCCGACACCGCTTAACCAGATGGCGTCGGTCGCCGTTCCTGAACCGCAGATGATCACCGTTCAACCGTGGGATGCGACCGCGATGGCAGCGATTGAGAAAGGCATCATCGCAGCCAATCTCGGACTTAACCCCTCAAATGACGGCAAGATCATTCGCCTGACGGTTCCCGCTCTCAATGAGGAGCGCCGCAAGCAGTTTGCGAAACAGGTTCACGAGATCGCCGAGGAACACCGCATCGCAGTGCGCAACTTTCGCCACAGCTCGAATGACCAGCTTAAGAAGCTCCTCAAGGACAAAGCTATTTCCGAGGACGAAGAGCGTAGCAGCCTAGAAGAGGTGCAAAAACTGACTAATATCCACATTGCCAAGATCGACGAGCTTTCCAAAAACAAAGAGCACGAGATCATGATAGTCTGA
- a CDS encoding UMP kinase: MATPSFKRILLKLSGEAMMGEQNYGIDTRVAEALAREIKTVHDMGVEIAIVVGGGNIFRGVSESAGNMDRAAADYIGMLATIMNAVVLQDALEKVGVYTRAMSAIDIPQLAEPFIRRRAIRHLEKKRLVIFAAGTGNPFFTTDSAAALRALEMKADVIFKATKVDGIYDSDPVKNPDAVRYDTITYQEVLEKQLKVMDASAISLCMDNDLPIMVFNMREDGNIVKAVCGNTEIGTLVTS; this comes from the coding sequence ATGGCAACGCCATCATTTAAGCGAATTCTGCTCAAGCTCTCCGGCGAGGCCATGATGGGCGAGCAGAATTACGGCATCGACACCCGTGTGGCTGAGGCTCTTGCGAGAGAGATCAAAACCGTTCACGATATGGGCGTGGAGATCGCCATCGTTGTGGGCGGGGGAAATATCTTTCGCGGTGTTTCAGAATCGGCAGGAAATATGGATCGAGCCGCTGCCGATTATATCGGTATGTTGGCAACCATAATGAATGCGGTCGTGCTCCAGGACGCTCTCGAAAAGGTCGGCGTTTATACGCGGGCGATGTCGGCGATCGACATACCGCAGTTGGCAGAACCGTTTATCCGCCGCCGTGCGATCCGCCATTTAGAAAAAAAGCGTTTAGTGATCTTCGCTGCCGGAACGGGCAACCCGTTTTTCACGACGGATTCGGCGGCCGCTTTGCGTGCCCTGGAAATGAAGGCAGATGTGATATTTAAGGCGACCAAGGTGGATGGTATCTACGATTCTGATCCGGTGAAAAATCCGGATGCGGTTCGTTACGATACGATCACCTACCAGGAAGTTCTTGAAAAACAATTGAAGGTGATGGACGCTTCGGCGATCTCGCTTTGTATGGATAATGACCTTCCCATAATGGTCTTTAACATGCGGGAAGATGGTAATATTGTTAAAGCAGTGTGCGGAAATACCGAAATCGGCACGCTTGTTACTAGTTGA
- the tsf gene encoding translation elongation factor Ts, giving the protein MAEVTASAVKSLREKSGAGMIDCKNALVEANGDENTAMELLRKKGMASAGKKAGRVTAEGAVGSYIHMGGKVGVLVEVNCESDFVSRGDEFQQLVKDIAMHIAAVDPRFTNRDEVPADVLVKEREILMEQLKNDPKNANKPEDVLNKIIEGRLNKYYEDNVLVDQPFVKDPSKTVGELVAEKIGSIKENISIRRFSRFKMGEGIDKKVDDFAAEVASMVG; this is encoded by the coding sequence ATGGCAGAAGTTACAGCAAGCGCAGTTAAATCACTTCGTGAGAAGTCGGGTGCGGGTATGATCGATTGTAAAAACGCCCTGGTCGAGGCCAATGGTGATGAAAATACAGCGATGGAACTCCTTCGAAAGAAAGGGATGGCTTCCGCCGGCAAAAAGGCCGGACGCGTCACGGCCGAAGGTGCAGTCGGCTCGTACATTCATATGGGCGGCAAGGTTGGCGTCCTCGTCGAGGTAAATTGCGAGAGCGATTTTGTCTCGAGAGGTGATGAGTTTCAGCAGTTGGTCAAGGATATTGCGATGCACATCGCTGCTGTCGATCCACGTTTCACCAACCGCGATGAGGTTCCTGCGGACGTTCTGGTCAAGGAACGCGAGATCCTTATGGAACAACTCAAGAACGACCCCAAGAACGCCAACAAACCCGAAGATGTTCTGAACAAGATCATCGAAGGGCGCTTAAACAAGTATTACGAGGACAACGTTCTCGTGGATCAACCGTTTGTAAAGGATCCGTCGAAAACCGTCGGTGAGCTAGTCGCCGAAAAGATCGGTTCTATCAAGGAGAACATCTCGATCCGCCGATTTTCACGCTTTAAGATGGGCGAGGGCATCGACAAGAAGGTTGATGACTTTGCAGCCGAAGTGGCGTCGATGGTCGGTTAA
- the rpsB gene encoding 30S ribosomal protein S2, protein MATVTMKELLEAGVHFGHQVRRWNPKMKEYIFGERNGIYIIDLQKTQKLFRDALNYVTESLTERPNQKILFVGTKRQAQDAIKEEAERCGQFYINNRWLGGLLTNFDTVKKSINKLKEIETMREDGRFEMLTKKERLGLDREYEKLMKNLAGIKDMNGMPDMMFIIDVRKEDIAVKEANRLDIPIVAVVDTNCSPEGIDHVIPGNDDALRAIRLFASRIADAILEGKQIGTEGGIAIADIDEADAPEVAATEISLNAIPKEYLSADEVAEIESADIPDEEEEEDDAAEAVETEETAVEAIEPEVTAAVETAETTEKTEESNEAVG, encoded by the coding sequence TTGGCTACAGTAACGATGAAAGAACTCCTAGAAGCAGGAGTTCATTTTGGTCACCAGGTTCGGCGTTGGAACCCGAAGATGAAAGAATACATCTTCGGCGAACGCAACGGCATTTACATTATCGATCTGCAGAAAACGCAGAAACTATTCCGCGACGCTCTCAATTACGTTACGGAGTCGCTCACGGAACGCCCCAACCAGAAGATCCTCTTTGTCGGCACCAAGCGTCAGGCTCAGGATGCGATCAAGGAAGAGGCGGAGCGTTGCGGCCAGTTTTACATCAACAACCGTTGGCTCGGTGGTTTGCTCACAAACTTTGACACCGTCAAAAAATCGATCAACAAACTGAAGGAGATCGAAACTATGCGTGAAGACGGTCGATTTGAGATGCTCACCAAGAAAGAGCGTTTGGGACTCGATCGTGAATACGAAAAGTTGATGAAGAACCTTGCCGGTATCAAGGATATGAACGGAATGCCGGATATGATGTTCATCATTGACGTTCGTAAAGAAGATATCGCCGTTAAAGAAGCAAATCGTTTGGACATCCCGATCGTAGCGGTGGTTGACACCAACTGCTCTCCGGAGGGTATTGACCACGTGATTCCCGGCAACGACGATGCCCTTCGTGCAATTCGTTTATTCGCGTCGCGTATTGCTGATGCGATCCTTGAGGGCAAGCAGATCGGCACCGAAGGTGGCATCGCCATCGCTGACATCGACGAAGCCGACGCCCCGGAAGTCGCCGCAACGGAAATTTCACTCAACGCAATTCCGAAGGAATATCTTTCAGCCGATGAGGTAGCCGAGATCGAATCAGCCGACATTCCCGACGAGGAAGAGGAAGAGGATGATGCGGCAGAGGCTGTCGAGACCGAGGAGACGGCAGTTGAGGCAATTGAGCCGGAAGTTACTGCGGCAGTCGAAACCGCCGAGACGACCGAAAAAACGGAAGAAAGCAACGAAGCCGTCGGCTAG